The sequence CTCGCCTCTGCCGCATTCGGCAAAAACGTCCATGTCCTGACGTCCTGTCCGTGTCCGCTCCACAACCCGACTCCCTCTTCCGGGAGCACCCGACTCAAGTCGGAGAAGGTTTGGTGCAGGACAGAATCCACAACATGCAACATGAAAACTTACTCCACGAAGTCGAAGCTGTATTCCCCGATCTCGATGGTGTCGCCCTCTTGGGCACCCTGTTTGCGCAGAGCGGAGTCGACCCCTTTTTGCTTCATGATCCGTTGGAAGCGCTTGACCGAATCGTACTGCTCGAAGTTGGTCATCTTGCAGAGCTTCTCGATCCAAGCGCCGTTGACCACGTACGCTTCGTTGTTGCGGGTGATCCAGAAACGGTCTTCATCTTCCTCAAGGCGGTAGACTTTGCGCTCTTCGGTCTCTTCCACTTCTTCGAGGTCGATGGTCGTGAAGTCAGGCGCCGTTTCCAACGCATCGGCGATCGCATAGAGCAATTCGTCGACACCTTGATGCGTAACGCCGGACACCGGATAGACCGCGTACTTGCCTTCGGTCTGCTCGATAAACTTCTTCAAGTTCTCTTCCGCTTCCGGGAGGTCCATTTTGTTCGCGACGACAACCATCGGGCGCTCCTCGAGACGGTAGTTGTAGAGGCGCACTTCTTCGTTGATTTTGAGGAAGTCTTCGTACGGATCGCGTCCCTCCGTCCCCGCCATGTCAAGAACATGAACGATGACGCGAGTACGCTCGATGTGGCGCAGGAACTGATGACCCAAGCCTTGACCTTCCGATGCGCCCTCGATCAGACCCGGCAAGTCTGCCATGACAAAACTGCGTCCGTCCGGCACGCCGACGACGCCCAAGTTCGGGGTGATCGTCGTAAAATGATACGCTGCAATCTTCGGTTTCGCTGCCGAAACGGTAGCGAGCAACGTGGATTTCCCAACAGACGGGAAGCCGACGAGACCGACGTCTGCCAGCACTTTCAACTCCAACTGGATGTTGCGCTCTTGGCCGGGTTCGCCTTTTTCCGCGATCTCCGGAGCTTTGTTGCTCATCGAAGCGAAACGCGAGTTGCCGCGACCGCCGCGACCGCCGCGAGCGACGACCAATTTCTGACCGTGCTCGGTCAGGTCACCGAGGAACTCCAAGGAGTCTGCATCGGTGATGACGGTGCCCGGCGGAACTTTGATGTACATGCTGTCCGCGTTCGCTCCGTGCTTGTT comes from Tumebacillus amylolyticus and encodes:
- the obgE gene encoding GTPase ObgE: MFVDTARVYVKGGDGGNGIVSFRREKYIPEGGPAGGDGGKGGDIILVVDEGLRTLLDFKYKRHFKAERGEYGKTSNKHGANADSMYIKVPPGTVITDADSLEFLGDLTEHGQKLVVARGGRGGRGNSRFASMSNKAPEIAEKGEPGQERNIQLELKVLADVGLVGFPSVGKSTLLATVSAAKPKIAAYHFTTITPNLGVVGVPDGRSFVMADLPGLIEGASEGQGLGHQFLRHIERTRVIVHVLDMAGTEGRDPYEDFLKINEEVRLYNYRLEERPMVVVANKMDLPEAEENLKKFIEQTEGKYAVYPVSGVTHQGVDELLYAIADALETAPDFTTIDLEEVEETEERKVYRLEEDEDRFWITRNNEAYVVNGAWIEKLCKMTNFEQYDSVKRFQRIMKQKGVDSALRKQGAQEGDTIEIGEYSFDFVE